The Marinobacter sp. MDS2 genome contains the following window.
GGTGCCTTTGTCATCAAGCGTGGACACGAGCGCTTCGCCCACGCCAAGTTCGGTGATGACTTTTTCCGTATCCAGATCCGGGTTTTGCCGGAAGGTTGAAGCGGCGGCTCGAACGGCTTTTTGGTCGCGAGAGGTAAACGCCCTCAACGCATGCTGAACCCGGTTGCCGAGTTGTCCGAGTATTTTGTCGGGTATATCGGTGGGATTCTGGGAAACAAAATAGACACCAACGCCCTTGGAACGTATCAATCGGACCACTTGCTCAACCTTCTGCAAAAGTGCCTTGGGCGCATCATCAAAAAGCAGATGAGCTTCGTCGAAAAAGAACACCAGCTTGGGTTTGTCCGGGTCACCGACTTCCGGCAACTCTTCAAACAGTTCTGCCAGCAGCCAAAGCAGGATGGTGGCGTACAGTCTTGGCCGTTCAATCAACTGGTTGGCCGCCAGCAAATTGATGTGTCCGCGCCCAGCGGGATCGCAGCGCATCAGGTCAGCCAGCTCCAGTGCGGGCTCGCCAAAAAACTGATCGCCACCTTGTTGTTCAAGCTGCAACAAGCGCCGTTGAATCGCGCCAACAGATGCTTTGCTGACGTTGCCGTAGAGTGCTGAAAGTTCTTTGGATTGCTCAGCGACGAAGGTCATCAGCGCCCGCAGATCCTTCAGATCCAGTAAGGCCATGCCGTGATCATCGGCCAACTTGAAGGCAATATTGATGACGCCTTCCTGAGTGTCGTTAAGTTCGAGCAGACGTGACAACAATAGCGGGCCCATGTCGGAAATCGTGGCCCGCATCGGATGGCCTTGTTTGCCCAGGACATCCCAGAATACGGTGGGAAAGCCTTCGAATACGTAGGGCTCAAGCCCCACCTGATCGGCGCGTTTGGTCAGAAACGGTTTGGTGGTACCCGGTTGAGAAATGCCTGAGAGGTCGCCTTTCACATCCGCCATAAACACCGGCACGCCTTGGGCTGAAAAGCCTTCGGCAAGGATTTGTAAGGTCACGGTCTTGCCGGTACCGGTGGCCCCGGCAATCAGCCCATGCCGGTTTGCGCGCCGTAACAGCAAGCTCTGCGTGTGTCGGCCTTTGCCAATGAAAACGGAATCTTCAGACACTGAACACACCTCTGTTTATTATTAGGGTAGGCTGTGCAGGCACGATGCCATGTTTGCTTAGGCTGACTTTTTCAAGTTGTGCGAGACATAATCAGTATGGTCGATAAATTGCCCAATGCGTAATTGGGATAAAGCTCCGGAGATGTATGACCGTTCCCCTCAAAAAACCGCCCGCTTCAGAGGTGTCTTGCTCAAACTGCAAGGCTTGCTGTTGCCGGCTGGAAGTCATGATCATCAGCGATACAGGCGTCCCTGAAAGGCACATTGCCTACGATGAATGGGGAGGGGAAACCATGAAGCGTTTAGACGACGGCTGGTGCTCCGCTTTGGATCGGGAAACGTACATGTGTACGATCTACGAGAACCGACCCTGGATCTGTCGAGAATTTGAAATGGGCTCTTACGAATGTCGGGAAGAGCGGAGTGCTTTGATCGACATCGCTCAAATAGCCAGCTAGCCCAAGGCATCAGGTTGTAGAGGGTTTTTTCGGTTACTGTTAGGGTGAGGCATCAGGCTTACCTCGGCCCGAATACAACGGAGAGCGCCATGAAAACGTTTCGCTTACGCGTGGCCGGAGCCCTAAAAAGCTGGCAAGTCGTCGATGATAGCCTCTCCAGAGCGAATTTAATTAAGAGTCATTGATTACAGATTAAGGGGACAGATGATGAGTGACCCTACCTATACGCCACCAAAAGTGTGGAAGTGGCATAAGGAAGGTGAAAGTAAGTTCTCGAATATCAACCGCCCGGTTGCAGGCCCTACTCATGACAAAGAGTTGCCCGTGGGCGAGCATCCTTTCCAGCTTTATTCTCTGGCGACCCCGAACGGCGTGAAAGCGACCATCATGTTCGAGGAGTTGCTTGAGTTGGGAATCAAGGAAGCGGAATACGATGCCTGGATCGTCAACATCATGGACGGGGATCAGTTCGGCAGCGGTTTTGTCGGCGTGAACCCTAACTCCAAGATCCCAGCGTTGATGGACCGGAGCGCAGATCCGGCCGTTCGAGTTTTCGAGTCCGGCTCTATTCTGTTGTATTTGGCCGAGAAGTTTGGACATTTCTTGTCAAAAAATATCTCCAAGCGAACAGAAACTCTTAACTGGTTGTTCTGGCAGATGGGCAGCGCCCCGTTCCTGGGTGGTGGTTTTGGTCACTTCTATGCGTACGCGCCGGAAAAGTACGAGTACCCCATCAACCGTTACGCAATGGAAGTAAAGCGACAGCTGGACGTGCTGGATCGTCAGCTGGCAGACAATCGTTATATTGCTGGCGATGAATACAGTATTGCCGACATGGCGATCTGGCCATGGTATGGCGCACTGGTGAAAAACATGGTGTACGAAGCGGCTGAGTTTCTGGAAGCGCACACGTACACCCATGTGGTGCGTTGGGCGGAAGAAGTTGCCAAGCGCCCCGCGGTAAGGCGGGGGCGGATGGTCAATAAGGCGTGGGGCGATTTGTCGTCACAGCTGCATGAGCGTCACGATGCAAGCGACTTTGAGCTTCGGACCCAAGACAAGCTCGCTTAAAAGCCCTTGGCTGAAGATGTGCTGCGCCTGGCATCTGCTCCACCATAGAGCGTGCCATCTTCACCAACCATAATGCTTTGAATTGCCCCCATGGCGGTGTTGGCGGTCACCGTGTGGCCTTTGGCTTCGAGTAGCCTGATGGTGTCGGGGCTGATGCCTTGCTCGATGCGGATTTCATCCGGGAACCATTGGTGGTGAATGCGTGGTGCATTGACAGCGGTCTGGATGTTCATCTTGTGATCGATCACGTTCATCAGCACTTGCAGGGTGGTGGTGATGATGCGAGAGCCACCCGGGCTTCCGGTGACCAAATGGTTTTTGTTGCCTTTGCGAACAATGGTGGGCGACATGGAGCTGAGCATGCGTTTTCCGGGTTCCACCTTATTAGCTTCGCCGCCAATCAGGCCGTAGGCGTTCGGTACGCCGGGCTTGGCGCTGAAGTCGTCCATTTCATTGTTCAGCAGAAACCCTGCACCCGCCACCGTAATGCCTGAGCCGTAACTGAAGTTGATGGTGTAGGTGTTCGATACCGCATTGCCCCAACGGTCCACGACCGAGAAATGTGTGGTTTCCGGACTTTCCCAGTCAGTAGGTTTGCCGTGCTTGATATCACTTGAAGGTCGGGCTTTGTCTGGGGAGATGGTTTTTCTCAGTTCCGAAGCGTATTCCTTGCTGGTGAGTCCTGTAAGGGGGACTTCAATGAAGTCTGTGTCGCCAAGGTATTGCGCGCGGTCTGCGTAGGCCAGTTTCATGGCTTCGGCCATGTGGTGAATGGTGGCGGCTGAATTGTGGCCCATTTCCCCGATAGAATAACCTTCGAGAATATTCAGAATCTGCACAATGTG
Protein-coding sequences here:
- a CDS encoding helicase HerA-like domain-containing protein; the protein is MSEDSVFIGKGRHTQSLLLRRANRHGLIAGATGTGKTVTLQILAEGFSAQGVPVFMADVKGDLSGISQPGTTKPFLTKRADQVGLEPYVFEGFPTVFWDVLGKQGHPMRATISDMGPLLLSRLLELNDTQEGVINIAFKLADDHGMALLDLKDLRALMTFVAEQSKELSALYGNVSKASVGAIQRRLLQLEQQGGDQFFGEPALELADLMRCDPAGRGHINLLAANQLIERPRLYATILLWLLAELFEELPEVGDPDKPKLVFFFDEAHLLFDDAPKALLQKVEQVVRLIRSKGVGVYFVSQNPTDIPDKILGQLGNRVQHALRAFTSRDQKAVRAAASTFRQNPDLDTEKVITELGVGEALVSTLDDKGTPSIVDQTLIRPPSSRLGPATAKERRTILDSSEFGARYNEMIDRDSAFEKLQRRAEQAAKEAEQASVARERVYEAPAKSSKKPAPKRRSSRQSVFETLAKSIARTMGREMTRGFLRGLLGSLFKGR
- the ggt gene encoding gamma-glutamyltransferase, translated to MLLCLLSFSSFASNQAILEGERFHPTQGKLGMVATSHTLATDVALEVLKNGGNAVDAAVTAGFALAVTQPRSGNIGGGGFLLYSPGDGKAPEAIDYRETAPAAATETMFQDSDGNVVKERSRFSHLAAGVPGTVAGLALALERHGTISLSEALAPAIRLAKDGFVVPHRFTIGLERAANRLKRWPATNATFYKEDGSAPQPGEVFKQPELAATLQRIADNGIKGFYEGETARLIVEEMQRNDGLITLDDLKNYQPAIRQPVHGTYRGYDIFSMSPPSSGGTHIVQILNILEGYSIGEMGHNSAATIHHMAEAMKLAYADRAQYLGDTDFIEVPLTGLTSKEYASELRKTISPDKARPSSDIKHGKPTDWESPETTHFSVVDRWGNAVSNTYTINFSYGSGITVAGAGFLLNNEMDDFSAKPGVPNAYGLIGGEANKVEPGKRMLSSMSPTIVRKGNKNHLVTGSPGGSRIITTTLQVLMNVIDHKMNIQTAVNAPRIHHQWFPDEIRIEQGISPDTIRLLEAKGHTVTANTAMGAIQSIMVGEDGTLYGGADARRSTSSAKGF
- a CDS encoding YkgJ family cysteine cluster protein; translated protein: MTVPLKKPPASEVSCSNCKACCCRLEVMIISDTGVPERHIAYDEWGGETMKRLDDGWCSALDRETYMCTIYENRPWICREFEMGSYECREERSALIDIAQIAS
- the yghU gene encoding glutathione-dependent disulfide-bond oxidoreductase, whose protein sequence is MSDPTYTPPKVWKWHKEGESKFSNINRPVAGPTHDKELPVGEHPFQLYSLATPNGVKATIMFEELLELGIKEAEYDAWIVNIMDGDQFGSGFVGVNPNSKIPALMDRSADPAVRVFESGSILLYLAEKFGHFLSKNISKRTETLNWLFWQMGSAPFLGGGFGHFYAYAPEKYEYPINRYAMEVKRQLDVLDRQLADNRYIAGDEYSIADMAIWPWYGALVKNMVYEAAEFLEAHTYTHVVRWAEEVAKRPAVRRGRMVNKAWGDLSSQLHERHDASDFELRTQDKLA